GAGCCGCTCGCGACACCGATCCCAGAGATCCATCGCTTGCGGACGAGCGCTTGAGGCTGGACGAATCAGCGCGGGGCCATCGAGGCCCGGTCAGCCATGGCCGCGCATCGCATCCAGATACTCGACGACCCGGATCAGCCCCGGAATGCTGCCGATCTGCTCGGCGGGGATACCGCCCGTGTCGCGGTTCGGCGTCTGCATCCAGTGGCGCATGTCCTCAGGCCGACCGCCGACGAGGGCATAGAGGCTGCGATAACAGCGGATCAGGAGCAGCGCCAGTTCGCCCGACTTGCTCTGCGGATCGATCCCGCGGGCGATCGAGGTGCGGTCACGCCCGACGACCTCGCCGATCCGCTCCTGCGACAGGCCGAGCACCCGCCCGGCATTGAGCAGGGCCTTCGAGAGTACGGCCCGGGGATCGGGCTGGGTTTGGACGGCGAAGGTCGACATCGGACAAGGCTCACGATATGTTGCATATGCAACATATAGTCTTAAAATAGGGCATTTGCAAGAGCCACTCATCCCATCGGATTCAACGCCCCGCCCCTCGGCGCGACGGAGGTACCGCTCGTGCTCGCGCACTTCGGCCACTGTCCTGGTTCGCGGCGCCTGGCCGAGCATCGCCACTTGACCTGTTACGCCGACGGCGAGATCTCGATGGGCTCGGCAAAACCCCTTGCTTGAACCTAGAAACGGCAGTTGACCGCTTCGCTATCGATTCAAGTCCCTGAAATCGGGTCGAGTCTTTGCGCAACTTGCGTTCACCGGCTAGGTGAAAAGCGCTACGACCCCCGAGGCATGCCCCGTGCGGCGCCCGGCGGTGTTACAAGTCGTTGCAATAGCTCGGCTATTGCGCCTCCTTGTGCCTTGCCGGACACCCCGCGGGACACACCTCGGAGGCCGTCCAACTGCCGTTTCTAGGTTGAAGTACTTCCCGCGGTCGGTTGTGGCACCATCATGTCCGCCGCCCGCATCGCGGCCCGGTTGGCCTTGCTCTTTCACGGCACGAGATTCCCGCCCCATGAAGCTCCGTTCCCTGCTGCGCAGTCCGTCGGGTCCGATCCGCCGCCGACTCCTCCGCGACCTGGTCCTCCTGGTGCTGGTTACCGTCGGCCTGGTGGTCGCGGTCAATGCCATGCTGATCGGGGAACTCAAGGAGGACCTGGCGACGGCGCGGATCGACAGCGCGATCGGCCTGGTTCGCGACGAGGTGCGCAATCGGCTCTCGCCGGTGCCGCCGCAGCTGCTGATCCTGGGCGACGCGCTGCGCGGCCAGCCGACCGACGATGTCGCGACGCTGAACCGACTGCTCATGCCGACGCTGCGCCACATGGACCAGATCGCCGGAGCCATCTACGCCGCAGACGATGGCAGCGAATACTTCCTGCGCCGCGACGGCGACCTCTGGCTGACTCGGTTGCGGCCGGCCGGCGACGACGACCAGGTGGCCATCACCCACTGGTCCAAGGCCGGTCGGGCGCTCGACACGAGCCAGCGCCAGCTCGCCTACGATCCGCGCGAGCGCCCCTGGTACCAGGCCGCCACCGAGCTGCTCGACACCGGCGACGAGAGGACCTTCGTCTGGAGCCAGCCGTATCGCTTCCACTCGCTCGCGACCCCCGGCGTCACGGTCGCGACGGCCTGGCGCGAGGGCGCGACGCTGCGGGTCGCGGCGCTCGACGTGACGCTCGAGAGCATCGTCGCGGCCATCGACCGGCTGCCCCTCGGGCCTGAAGGCCAGGGCTTCCTGCTCGATGCCGCGGGCGGCGTCTACGACGGCCACGCGCCCACCGGCGGCGACGGCGAGGACTTCTACTCGGCCGAGTCGCACCACGGCGGACCACTGCCGTTCGAGGCGGTCGCCGCGTGGCGCACCGCCGGCCAGCCGGCCGACACCCTGGTGCCCTTCGAGAGTGGCCGACGCGCCTGGTGGGCCAGCTTCCTGCCGCTCTCGGAACAGACGCGATCCGGCTGGGTCGGCGTGGCGGTGCCGGTCTCCGTGACCCTCGGCGTGCTACAGAGCCGCTGGCACCTGGTTGCGCTGACGGCGCTCGCCATCGTCGCCCTCGGCATCGGCCTGGCGGCGCTCGTCGTACGGCGCTACAGCCGCCAGCTGCGCGACCTGCCGAAGCTCGGCATCGACCGCACCGACCCGGAGCGCGACATCTACGACCTGATCGGGCGCGGCGAGGGCACGCATCTGGAGCTCAAGTCGACGATGCGCACCAATCTGCACACCGGCAAGCCGGGCAAGGAGATCGAGCTGGCCTGGCTGAAGGGGGTCGCCGCCTTTCTCAATACCGAAGGCGGCATCCTGCTGCTCGGGGTCGCCGACGACGGCACCGTGCTCGGTCTGACGGCCGACGCCTTCGCCAATGACGACAAGTGCCAATTGCACTTCAAGAACCTGATCAATCAGCACCTCGGTCCCGAGCTCGCGCGCTTCGTGCAATTCTCGCTATTCGGGCTGGAGGGAGGACAGGTCGGCGTCGTCGAGTGCGAGCGGGCGGACACGCCCGTCTTCCTGCGCCACCCCAAGGGCGAGAGCTTCCTGATCCGCAACGGCCCGTCCAACATCGAGCTGCCGATCAGCCGGGCGCTGACCTACATCCGCGGGCGCTTCTGAGCCGGCGCCACCGTCACGGCAACGCGCGGTAGAGCGCCAGGGCGTCGATCCGCCGGTCGATCTCGGCGTTCATGGCCTGATAGGCCGGACTGTCGAGCCGGTCGCCGAAGCGATGCGCATAATCGCCCTTGGCCAGGCCCTCGGGGAGCCCGTCGATGCTCGGCATGAAGTCATCGTCGACGAGCCCACCGGCGGCCCGCCGCTGCACGCGCCTGGCCTCGTTGCGGTCAGCAGTGGCGAGCTTGGCGAAGCGGATGCCGGCGCGGTTAGCGGCCATGTCGGCGAAGCTGAAGCCGCTGCCGCCGTCGGCGTCGGAAAGCTCCTTGTACCAGCCGACGAGCCGGGAGAGGCCGCTGTTGCCGCGGATCGCGACGAGCGCCGACGACAGGAAGTGCCGGCCGAGATCCTCGTGACCTCGCAGCAGCACGCGCCTTCGGGCGAGCTCGGGCTCGACACGTGGATCGTCGGGGTCGCGGAGCGTCTGACCGTTGACGTAGGCCGCCAACGCGGCGATAAGCGCGCGATTGACGGCGACCGGATCGGTCTTGGCCGGCTCGGCGACCGCCTTCCCCATGAGATAGGCGATCAGCTCGGCGAGCGCGACCGGCTGATCCTTGGGCACGACCCAGACGCGCTGCGCGAGATGGCGTTGGTAACGCAGCGCGAGGGCGAGGTCGCCGCGCGTCACCAGGGCGGCGCCGATCTCCTCCAGGATCCTTGGCTGCCACTCGTAGGTCAGCGCCAGTTGCCCGGGCCGGAGGTCGAAGTCGCGCAGCACCCGACCGCGATCGGCCCGATCGAGCGCTTGGCCGGCCACCGCCTGCACCAGGACGGCCGGCAACGGGACGCCGGCAAGACGGGCCGACTCGATCTTGGGACGCGCGCCGTCCTCGACGACCACGACCCGCAGGTTGATAAAACGGCGCTCAGGGGCCCACGGCAGGCCGATCGAGGCGAGGACGACGGCCCGCCCCTGCTCCAGGTGGACAGAGGCGCGCCCGCGGACGAACTGATCGAGGACCTCGTTGGCCAGCAGGTTGGCCTCGCGCTCGGACAGGAGAATCGTCACTCGCTCGCCCGGATGCTTGCCGCGGAAGTGCTTCGCCGCGAGCCAATCCCTGGCCCAACCAAGGTCGGCCTCGGTGCCCGCCGTCTCCGGGGCGACGAGGGGCGCGCTGGCTACCGCCACGGCGGTGCTCAGGACCAGGCCAACCACGAACAGGGCGACTGTCCAAGGGCGCGAGCGGGTCAAACGGCGCATCGGGCGCAACGGCTTCCTCGGCGGATCGAAGGGCGCAGCCATTGTCGCACCTGTTGCGCCGCCTGGCTGCCGACGGGTCCTCATCGTGGAGAATCCGCGGCGGCGGACCGATATCCGGTCGGCCGGGGCCGGGGATCCGAGCACTACCGAATCATCACCGATGCACGGCACCGATCCGGATCGCCGAGTCCCGTCCATATTTCGATCTCAGTCCTGCCCTATCTTGTCGGGCAAGAACACGAGAATATCGGCTGATGCGAATCTCGACCGACGCACTGCATCCCCTGCACCTCGCCGCGCTTTTGGCCACGCTTTGGCTGACGGCTTGCGGCGGCCTCCCCGAGCGGACCGACTACGCGGCCGCGGCCAAGGCGGACGTCGCGGGCGTCTCGGCCTGGTCGGCGCTCGATGTCGGCACGCCGAGCGCGCACCTCGACGAGCTCATCCGCTCACCCGAGCTCGACGCCCTGGTCGCCGAGGCGCTTACCGCCAACCCCGATCTTCAGCAAACCCTGCTGACGCTGGAGATCCTGCGCGCCGAGCAGCGCCGGACCGGGGCCGCGCGGCTGCCGTCGCTGGAGGCCGGTCTCGCCGGCGACAAGGGCGAGGACGCCGGCACCAGCTACACGGGCTCGCTCACGCTCGGCTGGGAGCTCGACTTGTGGCGAAAGCTCTCCGACGAGTACCGCGCCGCCGGCCTGGACGTCGCCGAGCAGCAGGCCCTCTACGAGTCGGCCCGTGACACCCTCGCCGCCGAGGTGATGCAGACCTGGCTCGGCCTGATCGCCGACTGGCACGCCGTCGCGATCGAGCGGCGGCGGCTGGCGACGCTCGCCAAGAACGAGCAGTTCATCATCCAGCGCTACCGCAACGGCCTCGGCACGTTGGAAGACCTCGCCAGCGCCCGCACCTCGACGGCGAGTTCGCGGGCCAATCTGGAGAGCTACGAAGAGTCGCTGGCCCAGCACGAGCGCCAGCTGCGCGGCCTGCTCGGGCGTACCGATGCCGCACCGATCGCGACCCTGGCCGACTATCCCGAGGTCGGGCTCCCGCTCGCCGAGATGCCGGCCCAGACGCTCGCACGCCGCCCCGACCTGCGGGCCGCCTACCTGGCCATCGAGGCGGCCGACCTGCGCACCTCGGTCGCCTACAAGGATCTGCTACCGCGCATCGACCTGCAGGCGGCGCTCACCGACGTCGCCCGCTCGCCCGGCGAGGCGCTGCTGAGCGATCCGGTCTGGTCGCTCTTGGCGCAGCTGACCGCGCCCCTCTACCAGGGCGGTCGGCTGCGGGCGGCCGTCGAGGTCGCCAAGCTGAAGACGGCCCAGGCCTACCAGGCCTACCGCGAGACGCTCGTCGACGCCGTCACCCAGGTCGGCGACGCCCTCGGCCAGGAGCGTTCGCTCGCCAAGCAGCAGACCCACATCACAACGGCGCTCGCCGCCGCCCGCAACAACCTCGCGCAGTATCAGCGCAGCTACCGGACCGGATTGGTGGACATTCTCGATCTTCTCAGCGTGCAGCAGTCGACCTACGACCTCGAGGCGCAGCTCGATGAGCTGCGCTTCCAGCGCCTCGACAACCGCATCGCCCTCGGGCTCGCGCTCGGGCTGGGGGTGAGCGAATGAGTCGGCGGCTCGGGCGCGGGGCGATCCTGCTGGCGGCGATCGGCCTGCTCGCCGCCGTCGTCCTCTACAACTGGCTGGCGATGCGCTCGGGCGGTGAAACGCCACTCGGGCGCCAGGCACCGGCCGCCCAAGCGCAACGCCCGGACGTCTCGGTGGTCACCGTCACCCCCGATCGCTACCAGGCCCGGGCGCGCGGCTACGGCCAGGCCGCGGCGCGCTTCGAGCTGACCCTGACGGCCCAGGTCCAGGGCCGGGTCGAGGACCTGGCCAGCGACTTCGACAAGGGGCGGCGGGTTGCCGAGGACACCGTCCTGGTGCGGCTCGACGACACCGACTACCGTGCCGCCGTCGCGAGCGCCGAGGACGACCTCGCCGCCGCGCGCCTCACCCTGCTCGAGGAGGAACGCCAGGGCGTGCAGGCGCGCGCCGAGTGGCGCGCCTCCGGCCTCGGGGGCGAGCCGGACTCGGAGCTCGTCCTGCGCGGACCACAGCTGGCGGCGACCCAGGCGGCCGTCGCCAACGCCGAGGCGGCCCTCGCGAGCGCCAGCGAAGACCTCGCCAAGACCCGGATCCGCGCGCCGTTCGACGCCCTGGTCATCGCCCGCGCCGTGGCGCCCGGCAGCTTCGTGCAGAGTGGCACCGAGGTCGCCACCCTGTACAGCACCGACCGGATCGAGGTCGAGGTCTTCTTGTCGGCCCGGGAGTGGGCGAACCTGCCCGACCAGGCGACCCTCGCCGACGGGCAATGGCCAGTCACGCTCACCAGCGTCGAGGACGGCCGTCGGTGGACGGGCCACGTGCTGCGCGTGGCGCAGCACCTCGACGAGGAGACCCGCCAGCGGGCGCTGATCGCCGCCGTCGACGCCCCGCTCGATCGCGATCCGCCGCTCTTCCCCGGCACCTTTCTGGAGCTCGAGATCGCCGGACGCCTGGTCGACGGCCTTTGGCGACTGCCGAGCACGGCGCTCAGCCAGCGCGGCGAGGTCTGGTACCTGCGCGACGACGACACGCTGGCGAGCTTCGCCGCCGAGCCGCTGTTCAGCGCCGCCGGCGCGATCTACGTGCGCCCGCCCGAGGCGCTCGCCGAGGTGCCCCAGCGCGTCCTCGCGCACCCGCTCAACGGCTATCTCCAGGGGATGGCGGTGCGGCCGGTCGAGGTGACGGGCGATGAATGACCGCGGCGGCATCATCGGCTGGTTCGCCGCCAACCCGGTCGCGGCCAACCTCCTGATGGTCCTGATCATCGCCCTCGGCGTGCTCCAGATGGGTGCGCTGCGCAAGGAGGCCTTCCCGAGCCTGGAGCCGGACAGCATCAGCGTCTCGGTCACCTACGACAGCGGCTCGGCCAGGCAGTCCGAGGAGGGTCTGGCGATCAAGATCGAGGACCAGCTCGAGGGGCTCACCGGCATCAAGACCGTGACCAGCACCTCGACCGGCAGCGGCACCACGGTGACGGTCGAGAAACAGTCCGGCTACGACCTCGACACCCTGCTGCGCGACGTCAAGACCAAGGTCGACGCGATCACCAACTTCCCGGCCGACGCCGACAAGCCGGTCATCGAGAAGGCCGAGCGCGAGGAGCACGCGATCTGGCTCCAGCTCTACGGCGACGTCGACCGCCACACGCTCCAGTTGCTGGCCGACGACCTGAAATCCGACCTCCTCGCCGACCCGAGCGTCAACCGGGTCACCATCTCCGGTTGGCTCGACCCGATGATGGTCGTCGAGATCGACGAGGGCCAGCTCCAGGCCTACGGGCTGTCGCTCTCGGACGTCGAGGACGCCATCAACTCAGGCTCCTCCGACACCATGACGGCGGTCATGCGCAACGCCGACCTCTATCTCCAGCTCAAGGCCTCGCAGCAGGCCTACCGCAAACAGGACTTCGCCGCGATCCCGCTGATCGACAGCGCCGATGGCAGCCAGATCCTGCTCGGCGACGTGACCAGGATCCGCGACACCTATGACGACACCACCTCGTCGCTGTCGCGCTTCCAGGGCCACAACAGCATCGGCCTGCAGGTCATCACGACCGGCCTCGACGATATCAGCGACACGGTCGCCGGCGCCCACCGGGTGGTCGACGCCTGGCGCGCCAGCGGTACCCTGCCCCAGGGGGTCGAGCTCGCGACCTGGTACGACCGCAGCACCAACATCGAAGACCGCCTGCAACTGCTGGTGAAAAACGCCCTCACCGGCATCGTCATGGTCTTCCTGCTGCTCGCGCTGTTTCTGAACCTGACCGTCGCCTTCTGGGTCGCCGCCGGCCTGCCGTTCATCTTCTTCGGCACCCTCTTCTTCATGGGCGACCACTTCCTCGGGCTGTCGCTCAACCTGTTCACGACCTTCGGCTTCATCATGGCCCTGGGCATCGTCGTCGACGATGCGGTCGTCGTCGGCGAAAGCGTCTACACGGTCCGCTCCGCCGAGGGCGACACGCTCGCCAACACGGTCAAAGGCACGCTCAAGGTCGCCGTGCCGACCCTGTTCGGCGTCTTCACGACGGTGGCAGCCTTCTATTCGCTATCGCGGATCAGCGGCCACCTCGGGCAGATCTATGCGCAGTTTGCCGCGGTCGTGACCGTCTGCCTGGTCCTCTCGGTGATCGAGTCGAAGCTGATTCTGCCAGCTCACCTGGGGCACCTGCGCACCCACCGCCGGGCGAGCCGCAACCCGGCGCTACGCCTCTGGCAGCGCATCCAGCACGGCGCCGACGCGGGCCTCGCCTGGTTCAGCGAGCGCCTCTATCGCCCGCTGATCGCGAAGGCCCTGATCCATCGCTACGCGGTGACCATCGCCTTCATCGCCGTGTTGGTCATGGTCATCGCGATGCCCTTCACCGGCGCGATCCGCATGAGCTTCTTCCCGGACATCCTCGGCGATACCGTGCGCGCCCAGCTGACGATGCGCAACGACGCGAGCTTCGGCCAGACCCATGCGGCACTCGAACGGCTGGAGGCCAAGGCCTACGAGGCCGACCGCGAGCTGCGCGCCGCGGCCGGCGACGAGACCGCGGAAGACGCGGTTGGCGAGCGCGCCATCGCCCACCTCCAGGTCCTTTCCTCGGGCGACCAGTCGGGCCGCGTAACCGTCGAGCTGCGCGCCGGCTCGCCGTACAACATCAAGGCGTTCACGAACCACTGGCGGCGCCTGGCCGGGCTGCCGGAGGGGGCGCGCACGCTGATGGTCCAGCACTCGCCGCGGATGGTCGCGGCGCTGCGCGTCGAGCTACGCGCCAACGACGAAGAGATCTTGACCCTCGCCGGCGAGGCGCTGAAGTCCGCCCTGCAGGAGATCCCCGGTGTCAGCGGCATCGAGGACAACCTCGAACCCGCCCAGCCGCAGCTGCGCCTGGAGCTGACCCAGCAGGGCCGAGCACTCGGCATGACGACGGCGATGCTGGCCCGGCAGGTCCTGCAATCGTTCAGCGGCCAGGTCGTGCAGCGCTACCAGCGCAACAGCGACGAGATCGAGGTGCGGGTCCGCTACCCGGAGGCGGCCCGCGAGAACGCCGCCGATGTACTCGACGCGCGGGTGCGTACGCCGGATGGCGCCGTCGTGCCGCTCGCGAGCGTCGCCACCGCGACCTACGGCTACACCCGCGACACCATCACCCGCATCGACAACAAGCGGGCCGTCTACGTCTCCTCTGACGTCAACAAGGACGTGATCTCGGCGACCGAGCTGGTCGCCCAGCTACAGCGCGACGTCGTCCCCCAGCTCGAGGCCAAGTACCCGGGCCTCGGCATCCACTTCGCCGGCGAGGCCGAACAGCAGGCGGAGACCGAGTCCTCGATGCTGCACATGTTCCTGCTGGCGCTGCTGGTGATCTACCTGCTGCTGGCGGTGCCGCTGAAGTCCTACTCGCAGCCGCTCCTGATCATGACCGCAATTCCGTTCGGCGTCGTCGGCGCACTGCTCGGGCACTGGATCAACGGCCTGTCGCTCGGCATCCTGTCGCTCAACGGCATCATCGCCCTGAGCGGCGTCGTCGTGAATGACAGCCTGCTCCTGGTGGCACGCTTCAACGACCTCAAGCCCGACGCGGCCCACCTGCACGAGGCCGTCAGCCTCGCCTGCCGCGAGCGGCTGCGCGCCGTCCTACTCACCTCGCTCACGACCTTCGCCGGCCTCGCGCCCCTGCTCTACGAGACCTCGCTCCAGGCCCAATTCCTGATCCCAGCGGCCGTCTCGCTCGCCTACGGCATCCTCTTCGCGACCGTCATCACGCTGATCCTGATCCCGACGCTGCTCGTCATCCAGCACGACATCGCCGAACTCATCGGCCGCCTCCGGCGCCTCGGCTCCGCCAAGCCGGGATCACAGCCTGGGTGAGCCAACCAGCCGAAAAGGGTCAAGGGGTCAGCGCCCTTATCCACGCGATGGGCATCAGTTGCATTTAGGCGATAGCTTCTCCGCCGTCATGCTACCGACCTGCTCGGTCGTGATGCCATGCTCTTTGGCGATGCGGCCGTATTCGGCTTGGCGCTTGACGTTGATGCGATCGACCAGGGCCTGCGCATCGCTCGTGGCGGTCCCGGTCGCGCGGAGATAGCCGGATGGCAGCTCGCAGACCATGCCCTGTTGCTTGGCCTGGTCCAAACCGATCGCCTGCGCCGCCGCCCCCCAGAAGGGCAGAATGGCACCGACGGCCATAACCGCGAAGAGATGTCTGGCTGATTTCGCACTGGACACAATAGCACCCCGCGTTCAGAACAAGTCTTTGTTTTGTTGAAGCATTTGCTCGATGTCGCGCTCCACCTGAACCCGGATCTCATGCTCGATCTTGACGTTCATATTGATCTCGATCGGCTTTTCCGGGGCTTGCATCCGGACCGTAGGGGAACAGGCGGCTACCAGCAAGACGGCTGCCAGCACAATGACATAGGACTGCATGTGGATACCTTGCGCTCGAAAAGGCTCGCTGTCGATTCTAGACAACCAGCCGGTGGAATGTCTCCCCGAAATGGTCTTGATCGGCGCGAGATCGCCGCGCTGCGCTGTGGTGGACTGCCGCTGGACCGACTGTGAACGGCGATCCGAGGTCCGGAAAACTCCCTATGACTGCCCGTCCGGCGCTGCTCAGCGGGTTCGCAGGCCTTCGATGATGGCGCGATTGAAGTCGCCGGTGATAAAGAACGCCTTGAAAAGGGCCGGCAGTCGCCCCTCGATCCGTGGATTGAAGGCGAACGGATGACCGTCCAACACATCGGGGTTGCTGCCGACGATGCGGGCCGAGATCAGATAGGCATCGTCGGAACCATAGTCCAGGTCGACACTCAGCTCGTCGTAACGGAGGTCTTCCAGCGCGCGAAGTGCGAGCTGATCGACCTGCCCAGTCTCCGCGGCATCGCTGCCGAGGCGCAGTCGCAAGGTGCCAGGCTCGATCCCGTGAAGCCTTGCGGCGGCGGAGAGTCCGTCGCGCTGGCTGTAGCGGATGTCGAGCCGACCTGAAATCGCTCCGGTCAACGCGACCGGTGGCCGCTCGAAGAGGCCCAGAATCCGCTCGCTGGACAAGGCATCGATGTCCGCGACCAGCGCGAAGTCTCGGCCCACGTCGATCGAGGCCGGACGGAGGGATAAATCGCCATCGAACAGGCGCGCACGGGCGTGATCGATGTCCAGCCTGCGGCGCGAGGCGCGCAGCCTCATCGACAAGTCTTCGGCAACGGCGCCGGCGGCCAGCTTCAACCTCGGCGCCCGGATATCGATCCGAAGCGGCTCGAGATGGCGGCCGCTGTTGCGCACCTGGACGCCGAGGCCACGGATCGCCATGGCCTCGAGATCGGCGTCGACGTCCGCGATGTCGGCAACGAGCTCAGTCTGCTGCTGCGATTCGGTCCACTCCAGTCGATAGTGGCCGCTCAGACTGCCCGAGCGGACTTCGAGGCGCTGGGCCTGCGGCGGCAGCAGTGCCCTGAAACTGGGCATCAGCGCGGCGAGCGCCCCGGTCACGTCGGCCTCGAATCGACCGCCGTCCGACGAGCTGCGCAGCGTCCAATCCATCTCGGGCAGTGCGCCGGCCCCCCCGTTGCCGGAAGCCTGGATAACTCCATCGCGCCAGGACCAGCGCCCGCCGATGTCGTATGGAGGAAGCGGAACCGTCGAATCGGTCATTCGAAGGCCGCCAAGGCGAATTGCACCGGCCGCCGCGTCGACAGCGATCTCGGGCGCGGAGATCTCCAGGGTCTCCGCGGCGACGCCGTATGTCGGCAACTCGGGCTGCGCCAAGTCCACGGTCAAACCCTCGTCATCCCACCGCCACTCGGGATCCTTGGCCGCCAGACTGATCCCGGCATTCGCTGACAAGCCGATTGCAGCCGCACCAGATCCCGACCAGCCCGCATGCGTCCGCTCGATCGAGTAGCCCGCGCCGGACTCGATCCGAGCCGACTCGAAGAGCCGCTCCCCCGCGCCACGCGCATCCTGCACGACCAAGCTGCCGCGCAGTTCCGCGGTGACCTGGCCATTGTGCGCGAGCGCACCGGTCAGCTCGATCGGGGTGCCGTCGATGACGAATGGATCGACCTTGCTCTCGAGCTCCACCGGCAGCAGGCGCGTCTGCCGCAGCCAGTCTCCGAGGGCCCCCGGCATCAGTCGGGCGCGAAACGGCACCGGGTCGGCGGTGCCGATGGTCGCATCCAGGCGCAGCATCTCGGCGCCCGAGGCGTCGAAGAGGGAGAGCGTGGAATCGCCGTTCGCAGAGCTCGTGAGCAGGGCCGACAGCTCCGCGCTCCCGAGCTCGGCCTCGAAACAGCCCCCCAACGTGGGGCCGGCGACGAGCGATGCCGGCAGGAAGATCTCTCCCCAAGGCGTCGCTGCACGCAGCTCCAGATCGGCAATCTGCAGCGGAAACGGCAATGCCGGTGCGAAGCGCGACCCGGAGGGGTCACCCGCCGGGCCCGGCAAGATCGACAACTCGGCCTGGTCCATCTCGACCCCGAGCACCCTGAAAGGCCATGGATCGACCCGAATCGCAATCTGCCGCGCGGCAAAGCCGAACTGCTCGGTGCCGAGGCTTGCCACGGCCAATTCGATTCGGTGTGGAGACACCGACTGCAATTCAAGCGCTTGAACCTCGACGCCGCCGCCCAAGCCATGCGCCAAGATGGTCGGAAGAAACCGAGGGGCCAGTGCGAGCGCGGCGGCGGCGACCAGGCCCAGCGTGAGCACTGTGCCCAATGCTCCCGACAGGATACGCCAGCCGCGCCACCGCGGCGGCATGTCGGCGCTCGACAGGGATCCAGAGTCCATCGATGTTCGTACCTATGTCATTGCCTGGCCATGCCGAGTCTAACAACTCCATGCGCATGCGGCGCCGGCTCGTGGCCGAGCACGACTGTATGCACTCACATGAACGGATTCCGC
This portion of the Thioflavicoccus mobilis 8321 genome encodes:
- a CDS encoding MbcA/ParS/Xre antitoxin family protein, with the protein product MSTFAVQTQPDPRAVLSKALLNAGRVLGLSQERIGEVVGRDRTSIARGIDPQSKSGELALLLIRCYRSLYALVGGRPEDMRHWMQTPNRDTGGIPAEQIGSIPGLIRVVEYLDAMRGHG
- a CDS encoding RNA-binding domain-containing protein, giving the protein MKLRSLLRSPSGPIRRRLLRDLVLLVLVTVGLVVAVNAMLIGELKEDLATARIDSAIGLVRDEVRNRLSPVPPQLLILGDALRGQPTDDVATLNRLLMPTLRHMDQIAGAIYAADDGSEYFLRRDGDLWLTRLRPAGDDDQVAITHWSKAGRALDTSQRQLAYDPRERPWYQAATELLDTGDERTFVWSQPYRFHSLATPGVTVATAWREGATLRVAALDVTLESIVAAIDRLPLGPEGQGFLLDAAGGVYDGHAPTGGDGEDFYSAESHHGGPLPFEAVAAWRTAGQPADTLVPFESGRRAWWASFLPLSEQTRSGWVGVAVPVSVTLGVLQSRWHLVALTALAIVALGIGLAALVVRRYSRQLRDLPKLGIDRTDPERDIYDLIGRGEGTHLELKSTMRTNLHTGKPGKEIELAWLKGVAAFLNTEGGILLLGVADDGTVLGLTADAFANDDKCQLHFKNLINQHLGPELARFVQFSLFGLEGGQVGVVECERADTPVFLRHPKGESFLIRNGPSNIELPISRALTYIRGRF
- a CDS encoding TolC family protein: MRISTDALHPLHLAALLATLWLTACGGLPERTDYAAAAKADVAGVSAWSALDVGTPSAHLDELIRSPELDALVAEALTANPDLQQTLLTLEILRAEQRRTGAARLPSLEAGLAGDKGEDAGTSYTGSLTLGWELDLWRKLSDEYRAAGLDVAEQQALYESARDTLAAEVMQTWLGLIADWHAVAIERRRLATLAKNEQFIIQRYRNGLGTLEDLASARTSTASSRANLESYEESLAQHERQLRGLLGRTDAAPIATLADYPEVGLPLAEMPAQTLARRPDLRAAYLAIEAADLRTSVAYKDLLPRIDLQAALTDVARSPGEALLSDPVWSLLAQLTAPLYQGGRLRAAVEVAKLKTAQAYQAYRETLVDAVTQVGDALGQERSLAKQQTHITTALAAARNNLAQYQRSYRTGLVDILDLLSVQQSTYDLEAQLDELRFQRLDNRIALGLALGLGVSE
- a CDS encoding efflux RND transporter periplasmic adaptor subunit, whose amino-acid sequence is MSRRLGRGAILLAAIGLLAAVVLYNWLAMRSGGETPLGRQAPAAQAQRPDVSVVTVTPDRYQARARGYGQAAARFELTLTAQVQGRVEDLASDFDKGRRVAEDTVLVRLDDTDYRAAVASAEDDLAAARLTLLEEERQGVQARAEWRASGLGGEPDSELVLRGPQLAATQAAVANAEAALASASEDLAKTRIRAPFDALVIARAVAPGSFVQSGTEVATLYSTDRIEVEVFLSAREWANLPDQATLADGQWPVTLTSVEDGRRWTGHVLRVAQHLDEETRQRALIAAVDAPLDRDPPLFPGTFLELEIAGRLVDGLWRLPSTALSQRGEVWYLRDDDTLASFAAEPLFSAAGAIYVRPPEALAEVPQRVLAHPLNGYLQGMAVRPVEVTGDE
- a CDS encoding efflux RND transporter permease subunit, which encodes MNDRGGIIGWFAANPVAANLLMVLIIALGVLQMGALRKEAFPSLEPDSISVSVTYDSGSARQSEEGLAIKIEDQLEGLTGIKTVTSTSTGSGTTVTVEKQSGYDLDTLLRDVKTKVDAITNFPADADKPVIEKAEREEHAIWLQLYGDVDRHTLQLLADDLKSDLLADPSVNRVTISGWLDPMMVVEIDEGQLQAYGLSLSDVEDAINSGSSDTMTAVMRNADLYLQLKASQQAYRKQDFAAIPLIDSADGSQILLGDVTRIRDTYDDTTSSLSRFQGHNSIGLQVITTGLDDISDTVAGAHRVVDAWRASGTLPQGVELATWYDRSTNIEDRLQLLVKNALTGIVMVFLLLALFLNLTVAFWVAAGLPFIFFGTLFFMGDHFLGLSLNLFTTFGFIMALGIVVDDAVVVGESVYTVRSAEGDTLANTVKGTLKVAVPTLFGVFTTVAAFYSLSRISGHLGQIYAQFAAVVTVCLVLSVIESKLILPAHLGHLRTHRRASRNPALRLWQRIQHGADAGLAWFSERLYRPLIAKALIHRYAVTIAFIAVLVMVIAMPFTGAIRMSFFPDILGDTVRAQLTMRNDASFGQTHAALERLEAKAYEADRELRAAAGDETAEDAVGERAIAHLQVLSSGDQSGRVTVELRAGSPYNIKAFTNHWRRLAGLPEGARTLMVQHSPRMVAALRVELRANDEEILTLAGEALKSALQEIPGVSGIEDNLEPAQPQLRLELTQQGRALGMTTAMLARQVLQSFSGQVVQRYQRNSDEIEVRVRYPEAARENAADVLDARVRTPDGAVVPLASVATATYGYTRDTITRIDNKRAVYVSSDVNKDVISATELVAQLQRDVVPQLEAKYPGLGIHFAGEAEQQAETESSMLHMFLLALLVIYLLLAVPLKSYSQPLLIMTAIPFGVVGALLGHWINGLSLGILSLNGIIALSGVVVNDSLLLVARFNDLKPDAAHLHEAVSLACRERLRAVLLTSLTTFAGLAPLLYETSLQAQFLIPAAVSLAYGILFATVITLILIPTLLVIQHDIAELIGRLRRLGSAKPGSQPG
- a CDS encoding DUF1318 domain-containing protein — protein: MAVGAILPFWGAAAQAIGLDQAKQQGMVCELPSGYLRATGTATSDAQALVDRINVKRQAEYGRIAKEHGITTEQVGSMTAEKLSPKCN
- a CDS encoding YnbE family lipoprotein — encoded protein: MQSYVIVLAAVLLVAACSPTVRMQAPEKPIEINMNVKIEHEIRVQVERDIEQMLQQNKDLF